A region of the Chroicocephalus ridibundus chromosome 1, bChrRid1.1, whole genome shotgun sequence genome:
ACCTTTTTACTCAAATCTCTTATGCTAGAAGAGATGCTACTATTCATCTGTTCCTACCATGGACTCCTCTCCAGGATGGTCTCGGGTCCATCTTTGCCTAGGTTTCTGGTGTGGTAAGCACAAATTGATGTCAGGACTATGACAACCCAGGGATTTGTAGGAGAAGGGGGAAATATTCTCAGTTAGCAATATTTGTAGAAactgctgcatttccttttttatgtttATTAGGAATTACTTTGCAGGCCCGTAGAGCTTCAGATGAGCATTACTGATGCACCCGTAAATCTGACATGCCAGCTATGACTACGTGGCTTGTTTAGGAAATAAACATGTTGGATACCACTAAGAAAGCTGTCACAGTTGCTAGAAGACAAGAGCAATTGTTTAGGAATAACACCTCCACAGGTTACATGATACTCTACTGTCTATTTTATCTGATCCTTAGATCTCAACTAACTCAGTGTAGTatccaaatgaaaagcagctaTAAAAAAGTGTAGGAGGTACAGAAAGTTAGCCAGCCAAGTCAAAAATAAATGTGGGAAGTAAAACAATATATCTTTGGTCTCACTACTTCTTCACTACTACTACAATGCAGCTTCCAAAATCTGGACAatcatcattcttttttctgCAGGTAGGttccccccaagaaaaaaaacactgaaccTACAAAATCTGTAAATGattgtaaataatttctgtgaTTTCAGTGTCATTGTTTACATATGCTAAAACTTTGGAGAACTGTCAACACTGAGTTTCCAAGTCCAAGCTGAGCCATAGAGCCTGGACTCATCCCAGTGCTTAAGTATTTGCTTAAGCCTTTTCTTAACTTTCAAAGTGTAAACAATGTTCTACAAAGTCAGTATGACAGCTCATGTTTAAAGGTAATGGGAAAATAGGAACTTTACTGTACTGAGATCTAAAAACACACATTCTGTCATGAAGATATAATTGTATTTGCCCAGACTAGATTCAAAGACGTAGGGGGACAGTAATGTTATGCCCTATTCTGGACCTGTTCAGGTTGTCTGAAAGACAGCAGTGTGCAGACCCACATCAACAAGGCAGGGTTCTGGTAAGGACACAGACCCGCCGTACCAGTCCCCACCGCTGGGCAGGTGTTTCCCTGCATGTTCAATTCGTTTTGCCTTAGCAGGGTTGACCCTTGCAGAGCGCTTTTGGCAGAACCAAGCAAAAGGCTTTGTAGCATTTTATTCATAGCAAAAACAATATGCAATTTGTGTCTCCCATTCCCTGTTCATTTAGTCCTGCCCTGTTTATGTAGTTGCAGTTGGTAAAAGATCAATTTAGCATTATAAACTCAGAAATCACATGGAAGTTTACTGGTGTGGCATGGCATAATTAGCACCATTTCCCCATGAGAAAATAGTATTTACCAAATTTACCTGGTTTATTGGGTatattaaagtatttaattaGCTAAATAGTATTTACCTAattaacctggtctagtgggaggtgtccctgcccatggcaggggggttggaactagatcatctttaaggtcccgtctcacccaaaccattctatgattctatgattctataatttccttattttgttttgtatCAATAAAGTGCTGTATAAATGGAAATCTGTCAACAGACCTTCACACAATTTCCCCACAAGAGGCCGTTAATGAAGCTAGGTATTAGTGAGGTGCGAGGCAAGGTACTGTAACATTTTGCAAACTCGTTAAGAGACAGGGAATTAAAAGTCCCACGAGCACAGGCAGAGTATGAATTTACAATACTCCCTAgaagcttagaaaaaaataactccatATAACCCCACTGACGTTGCTGTCACAGCCGCACTGGCGCCAATAAATAGGATCTTAATGCTGATAACCATCAGCTTATGATTTTTATGCAATAAATGTACCAACCAACAGCTTTGTACTCAAGGTGCGTCTGATAATTACTTGATGAAGTGTAGACACTCATCATCGGGgcacctttatttatttatttatttaagttttaCCGGTCTAACGCTAACGAACCTTAAAAGAGCTGGGGAGACGGTCTAATTTGTCTGCCAATCCCTCCCAATTAGCTTGCGGCAAGGCTTTTGGTTGGAAGGCGAGGGGatcgcctccctcccctccccgcggccgGCAGCCCCATCAGCGCTGCTGGGCTCGCAGTGACCCCCTGTGGCGACGCGGGCAATCGCCCGGCAAGCTGCGGGCAACCAGGCAGCTGCAAGGCAgggccccctccctgcctccccaggggcaCCTGGGGGTACAGCCAGGTTTTAAGTATTTGCTTTGCCCGTCAACTTCCGTAGGACTGTGTTTTCAGTCTGTCGTTTCTGTGCTTGCCGAATCAGAGAGATGATGTTTGCAGgattttcatagaaccatagagtcgttttgattggaagagacctttcagatcatcaagtccaaccgtacacctagcactgccaagttactactaaagCACGTGCCTCAGCACTACCTCTACATGTCCtgtgaatacctccagggatggcaactcaccctctcccctgggcagcctgttcctatgcttgataaccctttcggtgtaaacttttttccaaatatccagtctaaacctcccctggtgcaacttgaggccatttcctcttgttctatcacttttcacttgggaggagagactgacccccacctctctacaacctcctttcaggtagttgtagagagcgataaggtctcccctcagcctccttatctccaggctaaaccaccccagttccctcagacgctcctcataagacttgctctccagacccttCATGATCTTTGTTGCtgttctctggacctgctccagcacctcagtgtctttcctgtagtgagaggcccaaaactgaacacagtattcaaggtggggcctcaccagtgccaagtacaggtagacgatcacttccctagtcctgctggccacactagttcTGATACAAGCCAAGACTTTTGTTCTTTTCACCCAGTTTATTGTGGGAACAGAGTTCTCAACCTGCTGTGAGCTGTGGCCCTCGCTTTTCGCCCCTAAGGTCAGTCCCCTTCCCTGCATACTGCTCCCCTTTCCCCTGCTGGGCATACGGAAATGGGCAAAGTCACACAGCAGTGCAGCACCCACGCATACTGGGAGTGCTGGGCAGTGGGGCATGGAAACGGGCAGCACATCCCTCTCACCATCCCACAGCAGCCTGAAAGAattcagttaaaaggaaaaattctccCACCTCATCCAGCTTACCTTATTTCTTTTTGGTACGTAgattctgaggaaagagaaagaaagaaaaaaaagaaaagaaaaaagtctttaaaattcaggaaaataaaatgtgaccTACTAGAGAGCTCCTCTTAGAGGGTGCACTGTGTTCCAGCTACCACACGGGCATCTCTCCCCCCGTTTACAAAATTGTGTGACTTAGAACACTTACACAGAAAATTAGCCACACAGCACTGAAGGTATGcttcaacaaagaaaacaaagaacctCAGCATAGGAACTAAACGCCATTGAAAGTTAACATACTCCTGAAAAACACAACACCCTTGTAGTTAATGTGAATGGTTGACACTGACTACTTTGGAACCAATTTATAAGAGAAACAGCAAGGTGAAAGTAAGGAGCATCTTAACCAGGTCATGCTTAAGACCAGGATGTGTCTGCTCACACTTCAGCTTACAGGTCTTTACACAGCACCAGAGCTGACACAACTAGGAGATTTACATCTAATTGAAGATACTTTTTAACATATAGACCAATTCTGAAGGTCCACTCACCTTTTTTCTTTAGACAACAGCAGCGTACGACAACCGCAATAATAACAATCAGAAGAATAATACCAACAAGTGAAAGCACAGCTGCAAGTACAATAACCCACGTGTTTCCGCTGTCTTCACTGTAAtcattttctgttaaattaaatgGAGAAACATTGCATTATCAGAGCCTCAAAACATCCTTTTCAGAATACTTACCTTTTCTGTGAGAAGCTATTAACAGCTTGTTGATTATTTAACAAAGAGTCTGTGttttccaaatgtatttatggATGGTGACcaagaatttaaaatgtttccaaatgcaAATTCTTTATTGCAATTGTACCTTCTCCCACAGTTTTCTTATGAAAAACACAGGGTTGCAATCTTCCAACCTAAACTTTATTTTGTAGCTATGCTGGGCCTCCCAAGGTCCTTTGGAGACATTTGGGGTTGGGGAGAGAGGTTAAGATTTGATTCAGATGTCTATTCTGCAGATATTAAGCGTCTTGCCTAGCTGCTCTTGTCAGCGGAGAGAAAATAGCTATTTTGGGTTACAATTCATTTGGCCaaatatgtatgtttttctttgcataagATGAACAGTTCTGAAGAAGTGTCCATTTTTCCCCACAGACCACAGCAAAAGTCTTAGGTGACTAGTACAGATGGAGACCTCTGGCCAGTAGATATGATTTTCTGATGAATCTCATCTTGAGAtttctctcactgatttcagAAGGTGTTTGAATTTGATAGGGCATCTGTTATCTGTTTAAAGAGCAGCGAAGAGCAAAACCTGTAAAGAGTAGCACTGTCTGGGAATATGCAGCTAGTAAACCATCTTCATGACTGACTTTCTCACATTAACTTATTCCTTTGTCTTTGCTGCAATCTACAGGATTAAATGAGGTGATTTAAAGATAATTCAGTCTCTTGCTGAAATCGGTTGCTATGACCAAACAGTTTTCCTACAGAGCTCCCATgtgcacagaattttaaaaatatctcagaatTCTTATGTAGCTGGATGCTCAAGAAAGATGTTAGTTCTGATTGCGACATTATCCTGCCCTTTGGTTTTCATCAAGTATTTCAGAAGCACCTCTAATTTGGCTACCCTTTGAAAAACAGCCCCAAAATAATTTTGGCAGTTGTTTAGAAACAAGCTTCCAATCCAAATATCAGGTGTGAAACACATCCAAACTTGACAAAACCCATTCTGTCACACTGGGTTTGTGATTGTCATTTTCTCATTAGAGGTCCCAGCTAATACCTGCGTGTCCACATTTAGCTGACAGCCTCCGGAAAAGGTACCGCAGCAATACAGGTGACTGGTAGCTGTGCAGTCTCAGGGCTATTCCCCTGATGTGTGAACCAGAGTACCTATGGCGGGGAATAAAGTAAATCCTTCTTGTCTACAACTTTGCCTGGGCATCTATTTGGGGTTTGGAGGTTTCAGACTCCAAAGATACAGGACCAGGGCCTCCTACAAAGCTTGCACCTCTGTTGGGAGTCTGCATTCTGCAAAGCTCAAGTCCTTATGATCAAGAAATTTGTTCCAGTCTTCTCTAATCCTAATGCTTAATCAGCATGTTTTGAATTTCTTCTGcctattaaagaaaacaagcactCAGTAACCTGCAAACTAATAGTTAATTCTGTAAGCTGGATTCAGTTGTGATTATAATTAATTATAAGTTGTTCATAACATTTTTATCTAGAAGTACTTCAAcaaatatctatattttattatattttgttcCATAGAGCATGCCACAGGGATTTCAAGATGcctaaaatatgaaatacagctATTTAGCTGTAAGGGAAAGCTTAACCTTGATGTGAAGGGAGGAGCTAAACACACCTGCACTGGTCCATACCTCCAGGCTGGCTGCCACACCAAGGTATTTCGCTCCATGTCAGGTTCAGGTTACATGCCAAAAGAGGATCTACTGAGTTGAAGTGAGAAGGACAGGATACAACACAGACACTCCCGGTACTTCAACATCGTAGTTTCTCACCAGTTTTGGAGGATCCAGAAAGAAACTGCAGCTGGGACCAGCAGGTATGAATGCAGGAGCTGCCAACTCCACATGCAAGTATGGGTGCAAGAGAGGGCCCTGAGGCATGAGGCCATTAAACGCCTTTTAGCCTCATTAGTAAATCCACACCAAGTTACATGAAGTGCTTAGCATGGACAAAGCTACTTCCTCATTCCATAGGGCCCATCCTCTGCTGCTATCCAGACCTGTGGCTCCTCCCAAAGCTGCCCAAAAATTTACTTGGGCTAAGTATCtgcagaaaagattattttcccTGTCATGTGCTGGTGACCAAGGAGAAATGAGAGACCAGAAAAAGCTGTACATCACTTCTTGGACACATTGGAGCTTTCTGGCTaacttaaaaagcaaaggaggatCAGGCTTATGGCCAATTCCCTACCTTCATCTTCTGCAGGTGAAAAGCCACGTGAAGTCAACACTGAAGCCAAAGAGACCTTGGGCCTAGCTAAGGGACTCTGCCATGGACTCCATTTCACAATAACAGCTCTGTGAATGCATCTGCTGGGACAACTCCATAGGAGTTCCCACATTTGGGACTCCGCCAAATACCACTGAGAGTGAGGTAACTCTGGAGGAGGAATGACTGACATAAAAATGCATCACCTTGTATGGAAAGGTCTAAGATTAAGACTAACCTAGAGATGCAGGAAAGTAGGACACTCATTGACCAGGAGATGGATGGCTGAAGAGGCCTCAGATTTTTGGTTGCAGTTCTTGTGAATAGACAGGTATTGCTCATGAAGAACACGGAGGAATTTGATTCCTCAAGCTTTTCAGTGAAGACTGAAATTGATATTACAGTAGTTTTGGGAAGGACTCCTTAGATGTAGTCATATTCCTTCCTGACAACAGCTAGCTAAGGCTGAGTCTGTACGTGAAAAGTCAGACAAGCTCCGAGTTTTCCAGTGTCATATATACATTACATATCTTCCTCTGTCATAAATGCCATGTCTTTATTTCATTCTAATAATTTAAAGACCTCATATTCTCATATCCTGAAAAATTTTGAGTGTCTGGCGCTCCACAAtgatttttccaaagagaaatgaaTGATGGTCCTATACAATAACTAATTATACACTAATGGTGCTTCATgacatctgtttttctcttcttctgattTACAATGAGTAGCTATGGAAACTGAGGGTGGATACCTCAGTACTTCACAAATGAGTAGGCAGTGTAATTTCTTAATTTCCTCAGGATAGTTCCGTTTTGCTTAGTCAGTAATTAGGATCAATGTGACTACAAAAAAGTCCTATTAAGAATGGTGAAATGACCTTTTTCAACTGCATTACAAAGCAAGTACTTCTGAAAAAGGCTTTCTAATAATGACTCATACTTAAAATTAAAGGCACAATTACTCAACCTCCTCAGTTGTTTTACGTCGAAACTTCTATACCAAACTCCTCATCAATCCACTATAAGAATGTCTTTGTATGTGCTGTGTTCACCCATTACAGGAGAAGAATCAGTTGATCAAGAGAAGCTGTCAGCAAGATTGTAGAAGTTCACGATGCTCACCACATCATAAAAAGAAACATAGATTCAAGGCCCTACTCTGTGCAAAAGGCAGCCAGGGAAGCACTACAAAAACCTCCATATAATTTATGCATTTCCCATACCACAGGATAAGGCTAATAAAAGGGATGTCACTGTAGGGTTAACTGTGTCACCATGGGAGGCAGTGTACCTATACCCAGTAACCTCATCTCCCTGCCATGCAATTAGGGCTTCAAGTTCAGTTTGTCTTGAGACTCCTCTACCTGGCAGTTGAGACACTTGGCTAGTCCCAACAGACGGACGGTTTGGTATTGTCTCTCCCATCTGCATTAAACACTGCTGACCCACAGGGAGATAATTCCTCTTACTTGCTCTTATTGGATTatggtttggaaaagaaaaacatttttcataggCTTCTGTTGGATTGTGAGGCCGGTCTGTAGTGATAGTCCCACTTGCTTTGTTCCATGCTGGCAGCACAGACCAGATAAAAGCACCCTTTTCCTGATGAACCTCTTAGTATTGTGAATGTGTtaaattacagaattttattttcataggaTGTTAGTGAGGCCAAAGATCAGCAGCATTGCAGAAAATGCTGACAACCTTAGTGAAAATATTTAGGGTTATCAAAGGTCTTGCTAACTGCTCTTGAGAGATTTGTCCAACATCCATGCTTGAATTAATGCAACCTTGAATTTCCTTaaataaaaggcaataaaaagtaACCAAATGCACTGTCCAAAGAATTCCATGTATGCTGCTGCAGGtcattttttacctttcttttaagATGTGAAAGAGACCACggcaggaagaggaaagcaggcCCAGCGGCTCTTTTATCTGAGTAAACTGTGGAATAAGGCCCATGAATATGCAGCTTCTCTTGATGACCTGATTCTTGTTCTGTAATGGCTGAACACACcaccaaaatgtttttcttatagCAGATTGGTGTCAGGTATACGGTATAGAAGTTCCTACATATAAATGGTACCATCTGCAATTAGGTACCAGCCTCAGTGCAGCCCTATACAGTTACCACTGTACTATAACAGCTCCATCATATCTGGTCACTGCTCATATGGAGAACTTTCTATTTGCACCTGAAGTGCTAGTACAGAATCTATTCTGGGTTGTGCGTGGAAACTGGGAGTAAAAtccagggttgtttttttcaagacAATGTAAAAACTGGCATTGAATATTAAGGAGAACAATTTCACCTGAGGGTTTGGCTTTGAGTAAATGGGGTTTAACAAATTATGTTATCTTGGCAGGCATGGCCTAATCAAGAATATTTAAGATCTAAATTCATTAGATGTTTACTTGGCCAAGGAGCAAAGGCCAGTTTTCTTAGCAGTTTTCCACAGTAGGAGTCAGTGGCAGATGTACTGCTTCATTTGTCCTGCTCAGTCTTAAGTTGCACTTTGAGGTTCATTAGACTTGTACCAGTCCTCTCACATATGCGAATTTAACCCTACCCATGTATCAGGCTGTGACTACTTGGGTCTTAATTCTATCACCTTTGCACATCTCATagcatttcatttgaaaacaaaagacttttcaaaataaaacaaaccaaaacaaaacaaaaagcacagttCTGAGTATAGGCATTACAGTACAGGCACTACAGTATAGGCAAAGTACAACAAACATTTACTTACCGAAAGTAGAGTTGACAAAAATACAAGTTACAGTTGCATTCTGGGGGTTAGGGAGTGCTTCTATGTCAGCTAAACAGGTCAAAATCTCAGTGTCCGTCAGAGTCAAAGTTAGGATGCTCAGGGCATCATGGAGGCCATTAGATCCTTGACTTTGCTGAGTAACATACCTCGACTTATCAATGAAAGAGTCATTTGTCATCCAGGTAATGTCTGGAGCTGGAGCCCATCCCAAGGCTTCACAAACAATTTCAACTGTTTCATTCTCTTTTACTGTTAAGGTGCTATTTTTGATGGATAAAGATCCATTAACTGTAGGAGGGAAAAGATGTTTTGTTCCTTTAGAATATTTGGCTCCATTGCTTTCCTGCTGAtagttttaaattttatcttGTTACCCAGAAATAGCTATACCTTGAGATATTAAGTCAAAACCAATCATTATTGACAGAGATATACCATATGCATGATATAAACATGCAGATATTGCAACTTCACAGACACATTGTCCAGTATCTCTAAAGCATTAGTCTCAGCTTTCAGTCCCTTTCcaataaaaagcaggaaatcaCACTTTTTAGCTACCCTGATATATTTCCAGCTGAAGAACAACATGAAATAACAGTGTTTCTCTCTAAGCTTTAAGTACGCTTGGGTTTTATCAGGAAAGGTTTACGGGTAGATGATGAGATGTTCTCATTGCATGAAGCACCTCTTTGACAAATGGCTAGTGTCTGGTGGTTAGATCTCGCTTTACTGGCTGTAGTCTGTCACTACCGAAGcttcagagaggaagaagaggtctCATCTACCCCTGCTTGATATGCAGGAACTTTTTGTTCCTTGGTATCTTGCAGCAGCAATCATATGAAGAGTATCACCTTGTGTCTCAAGGGCTTTCCTTCTAAACACCATTAAATCAAACTCAAATAAGCTGGGTACAGACTGATTCTTGAGTCAAAAAGCTGGAGGGAGATCTGCCCTAAAGACAGCAGAAGATCCATGTGCACACGTTTGCTTAGGGGTAATCCATACTGCTTCTAATCCAAAGATAATTTTTGACTGACTGCTGGTGGACATGATATAGCCTTCAGGCACTTTAATGCAATCCagtaaagaacaggaaaaaacaagggCAATTATAACCTTTGTCAATGACACTCTGAATGTGACTCTGAAACCTGCTTTGACAGTAAAATTAAGGCAAGGAGGACAGGAGGCAGAAGATGGTAAATGAGAGCATATACTCCTTCACAGGGATAATTTGAGCAATTCATCAGAGGATTCCTTTAAGTGTAGTATAATAAAATAGCTTTCTACTGGTGGCTATACACACCTTGAACAGAAAGAAACGCAAAGCTGCTGATAGCTTGCTGGACGCTGCACTCAATTTTTCCAGAGTCACTCAGCTGGGTGTTGTGGATGATCAGCTCCGAGGTAAACCCGTTGCTACTTGTATAATTTTGAGAGGTGAAGCGGTCTAACGTTTCAA
Encoded here:
- the IGSF5 gene encoding immunoglobulin superfamily member 5 translates to MERFWKFVLLPLILTASLPGLAFCYSVISGPTNVTVLAGSEARFNCTVSEGWVILIWLSNGNPVLTVSSSQGAFETLDRFTSQNYTSSNGFTSELIIHNTQLSDSGKIECSVQQAISSFAFLSVQVNGSLSIKNSTLTVKENETVEIVCEALGWAPAPDITWMTNDSFIDKSRYVTQQSQGSNGLHDALSILTLTLTDTEILTCLADIEALPNPQNATVTCIFVNSTFENDYSEDSGNTWVIVLAAVLSLVGIILLIVIIAVVVRCCCLKKKESTYQKEIRKVSAEKKTDGDLKSRQRRGSENQGYIPEERWNTEYIPRSPSESPMSSKFTDRAADLHKSSIPKVRPQRRTEYPISPKKTRNVTLV